The DNA segment TTATCCACAACCCTTTGAATAACCCAATCAGGTGTGCTAGCTCCAGCTGCCACGCCACATAAATTTTTAGCTTCAAACCACGATTTTTCAAGCTCGGCCTCGTTTTCTATTAGGTAGCTATCATCACAAAACTGCTTTGAAATGTAGTAAAGTTGCTTTGTGTTTGAGCTGTTTTTACCACCGATAATTATCATCACATCGGCACGAGTTGATAGCTCTCTTGTAGCTTCTTGGTTTTCAAAAGTGGCATTACAAATAGTGTTAAAAACCCTAACCTCTTTAACTTTTAACATTAAAAAATTAACAATTTGGCTAAATTTTTCAAATTTTCGTGTCGTTTGGCTTAAAACGGCGACCCTTTGAGATAGCCTTATATTTTCAAGCTCACTCTCATCAAGCACGACAAATACCTTGCCCTTTGCATAGGACTTTACACCCTTAATCTCTGGGTGATTTTCATCGCCAAAGATGACGATATCATAGCCTTCATCGCTCATTTTTTCACAAATTTGCTGTGGTTTTGTAACAAACGGGCAAGTTGCGTCGATGATATTTATCCCGCTGTTTTTTAGGCTTTCAAGGTCGGCTTTTGTAATGCCGTGAGTGCGGATGATCGCCTTTTTCTCATCGGTTAAATCGTTAATGCCGTCAAGCGTTTTTACGTTAAAATTTTGCTCTAAGCGGTTTATCTCTTCGTTGTTGTGAATGAGTGGTCCGATCGTTGAAGCGTCTTTGGC comes from the Campylobacter mucosalis genome and includes:
- a CDS encoding 4-hydroxy-3-methylbut-2-enyl diphosphate reductase, with translation MKIELASSYGFCFGVKRAIKIAENAKDASTIGPLIHNNEEINRLEQNFNVKTLDGINDLTDEKKAIIRTHGITKADLESLKNSGINIIDATCPFVTKPQQICEKMSDEGYDIVIFGDENHPEIKGVKSYAKGKVFVVLDESELENIRLSQRVAVLSQTTRKFEKFSQIVNFLMLKVKEVRVFNTICNATFENQEATRELSTRADVMIIIGGKNSSNTKQLYYISKQFCDDSYLIENEAELEKSWFEAKNLCGVAAGASTPDWVIQRVVDKINLIKGEM